The following are from one region of the Halodesulfurarchaeum sp. HSR-GB genome:
- a CDS encoding bifunctional 2-polyprenyl-6-hydroxyphenol methylase/3-demethylubiquinol 3-O-methyltransferase UbiG has protein sequence MDSQEVRREWRARSGEYSPAYYAYYGPDDKTDAVRAALDEHLARPDPAILEVGSSAGRHLAGLLEAGYTDLAGVELNPEAKPVMEENYPELASQGTFHFDAIESVVSEFADDAFDVVYSVETLQHVHPDDDWVFEALARIAGELIVTVENEGSAEEEESVNYINDEFPLYYRDWGAIFTAFGFEQVAVEERDRDTIRVFRARSD, from the coding sequence GTGGATTCTCAAGAGGTCCGTCGCGAGTGGCGAGCCCGCTCCGGCGAGTACTCGCCCGCGTATTACGCCTACTACGGACCGGACGACAAGACCGACGCGGTGCGCGCGGCCCTCGATGAGCACCTCGCGCGCCCCGATCCGGCAATCCTGGAGGTCGGGAGTAGCGCTGGGCGACACCTCGCCGGCCTCCTCGAAGCCGGGTACACGGACCTGGCCGGGGTCGAACTCAACCCCGAGGCGAAGCCGGTGATGGAGGAGAATTACCCAGAACTCGCATCGCAGGGGACCTTTCACTTCGACGCCATTGAATCGGTCGTCTCCGAGTTCGCGGACGACGCCTTCGACGTGGTCTACTCGGTCGAGACCCTCCAGCACGTCCATCCGGACGACGACTGGGTCTTCGAGGCCCTGGCGCGGATCGCCGGTGAGCTCATCGTCACCGTCGAGAACGAGGGATCGGCCGAGGAAGAGGAGTCAGTGAACTACATCAACGACGAGTTCCCGCTCTACTACCGGGACTGGGGGGCTATCTTCACGGCGTTTGGTTTCGAGCAGGTGGCAGTCGAGGAGCGAGATCGGGACACGATCCGGGTCTTTCGGGCTCGGTCGGACTGA
- the dsrO gene encoding sulfate reduction electron transfer complex DsrMKJOP subunit DsrO, producing MTSYGMVIDLERCIGCQACAISCSQENNVSLDQQWNRVLTEGGNHMDTPAGTYPESGRDGTLEMNHQPTACQHCQNAPCVKVCPVNATYTREDGIVEIDYDKCMGCRYCMAACPYNARVFNFGESKTIPAAGTGHVEERPQGVVEKCTFCTHRLEKGIDPACVVGCPSGARIFGDLDDPDSTVSRYVKKYETDRLLEGLDTEPNTYYVRGDMSPGRPQTGNELEGTPKKESLADGDDTPPLGFASTNGGEN from the coding sequence ATGACAAGTTATGGAATGGTAATCGACCTCGAGCGGTGTATCGGCTGTCAGGCCTGTGCGATATCCTGCAGCCAGGAGAACAACGTCTCCCTGGATCAGCAGTGGAACCGGGTACTGACAGAGGGAGGAAACCATATGGACACGCCTGCAGGGACGTATCCGGAGTCCGGCCGCGATGGCACCCTGGAGATGAACCATCAGCCGACGGCGTGTCAGCACTGCCAGAATGCCCCGTGTGTCAAGGTCTGTCCGGTCAATGCGACCTACACCCGTGAGGACGGCATCGTCGAAATCGACTACGACAAGTGTATGGGCTGTCGCTACTGCATGGCCGCCTGTCCGTACAACGCTCGCGTGTTCAACTTCGGCGAATCGAAGACCATCCCTGCAGCCGGGACTGGTCACGTCGAAGAGCGACCCCAGGGTGTCGTCGAAAAGTGCACCTTCTGCACCCACCGCCTGGAGAAGGGTATCGACCCCGCGTGTGTGGTCGGCTGCCCGTCGGGTGCTCGGATCTTCGGCGACCTCGACGATCCGGACAGCACGGTCTCGCGCTACGTGAAAAAGTACGAAACCGATCGACTGCTCGAAGGCCTGGATACCGAGCCCAACACCTACTACGTTCGTGGGGACATGTCCCCCGGCCGTCCGCAAACCGGCAACGAACTGGAGGGCACTCCAAAAAAGGAGTCGCTGGCTGACGGGGACGACACGCCCCCGTTGGGATTTGCCTCGACCAATGGTGGTGAGAACTGA
- a CDS encoding ion transporter: MSVQQSPPVPTGRRERVRFYLLDHETPIGKAIDIALLVLNIAFIAVFVAQTYPVSTQVRSVLWGFEVLLAVIFGVEYILRLYGAKSRYGEATDPYTVVDLLSILPTFALLLVPGSVIVQLGFLRALRVIRVLRFYRFTQDAEFFFGTIGVSALRVLKLGLTVFVIFFTSAGLFYSVELQANPGISHFGDAFYYIVIALATVGFGDIVPTTVAGRWVTVGAVLTAIILVPRQAGAIIRTWTHKGEVEVTCPNCGLQYHDQDASHCKACGHVIYHEHDSRE; encoded by the coding sequence ATGTCCGTCCAGCAGTCGCCGCCGGTACCCACGGGCCGCCGGGAACGGGTCCGCTTCTACCTGCTGGACCACGAGACCCCGATCGGGAAGGCCATCGATATCGCGCTTTTGGTCCTCAACATCGCCTTCATCGCCGTCTTCGTTGCCCAGACCTACCCGGTCTCGACCCAGGTCCGTTCGGTGCTCTGGGGGTTCGAAGTCCTGCTCGCCGTGATCTTCGGGGTGGAGTACATCCTCCGGCTCTATGGTGCAAAGAGCCGCTATGGGGAAGCAACCGACCCCTACACGGTCGTCGACCTCCTGTCGATTCTCCCGACCTTCGCGCTGCTCCTGGTGCCGGGATCGGTGATCGTGCAACTCGGCTTTCTCCGGGCGCTCCGGGTGATCCGGGTCCTTCGGTTCTATCGGTTCACCCAGGACGCGGAGTTTTTCTTCGGCACGATCGGCGTCTCGGCGCTGCGCGTTCTCAAACTCGGGCTGACGGTGTTTGTTATCTTCTTCACGAGCGCGGGGTTGTTCTACAGCGTCGAACTTCAGGCTAATCCAGGCATTTCCCATTTCGGCGACGCCTTCTACTATATCGTCATCGCGCTCGCGACGGTTGGATTCGGGGACATCGTCCCGACCACCGTGGCGGGCCGCTGGGTGACGGTGGGGGCCGTGCTCACCGCGATCATCCTGGTGCCCCGCCAGGCCGGGGCCATCATCCGTACCTGGACGCACAAGGGAGAAGTCGAAGTGACTTGCCCGAACTGCGGCCTGCAGTACCACGATCAGGACGCCTCACACTGCAAGGCCTGCGGGCACGTGATCTATCACGAGCACGACTCCCGGGAGTGA
- a CDS encoding hemolysin family protein has translation MVNVALSVGQLLLALGLVILNGFFVAAEFAFVRVRATSVEQLAAEGRTGSKSLQGVVEKLDDYLAVTQLGITIASLGLGWVGEPAIASLIEPVIGPMLPGNLVHLVAFAVGFSIITFLHVVFGELAPKTIAIAQAERLSLFVAPPMRAFYYLFYPGIVVFNGTANAFTTLLGVPPASETEETLEEREILRVLSRSGEAGHVDMAEVEMIERVFDLNDTIVREVMVPRPDVTTIPKDTSIETARSLAVGSGHTRYPVVASEDEDQIVGLLDSKDLLRAVEAGKTDDRTVADLARDILIVPETTPINELLLQFRDENQQMAAVIDEWGAFEGLATVEDVVEAVVGDLRDEFDSTHEPSIRRLEGGGYEIDGSVVLDVVNETLGVAFESGSFETIGGVVLGRLGQAPEPGDQVEMDGYRFEVQSVDGNRISTLQVREVETAPTDETEEA, from the coding sequence ATGGTAAACGTCGCCCTGTCGGTCGGCCAGCTATTGCTCGCGCTGGGACTCGTGATACTGAACGGCTTTTTCGTCGCGGCGGAGTTCGCCTTCGTTCGCGTCCGGGCGACCTCGGTCGAACAGCTGGCGGCGGAAGGCCGAACCGGCTCGAAGTCACTCCAGGGGGTCGTCGAAAAGCTCGATGACTATCTGGCGGTGACCCAACTGGGTATCACGATCGCCTCACTGGGACTGGGGTGGGTCGGCGAACCGGCCATCGCGTCGCTCATCGAGCCCGTGATCGGCCCGATGCTGCCCGGTAATCTGGTCCATCTCGTGGCATTTGCCGTCGGCTTTTCCATCATCACGTTCCTCCACGTCGTCTTCGGGGAACTCGCACCGAAGACGATCGCGATCGCCCAGGCAGAACGACTCTCGCTCTTCGTCGCGCCGCCGATGCGGGCCTTCTACTACCTGTTTTACCCCGGGATCGTCGTCTTCAACGGCACGGCCAACGCCTTCACCACGCTACTGGGCGTTCCCCCGGCTTCCGAGACCGAGGAGACATTAGAGGAACGGGAGATCTTGCGGGTCCTCTCCCGATCCGGGGAGGCCGGGCACGTCGACATGGCCGAGGTGGAGATGATCGAGCGTGTCTTCGACCTCAACGACACCATCGTGCGTGAGGTGATGGTTCCCCGACCGGACGTGACGACGATTCCGAAGGACACCTCGATCGAGACCGCCCGCTCGCTTGCCGTCGGGTCGGGACACACCCGGTATCCGGTGGTGGCATCCGAGGACGAGGATCAGATCGTCGGACTGCTGGACAGCAAGGACCTGCTCCGGGCGGTAGAGGCGGGCAAAACGGACGATCGCACGGTCGCGGATCTGGCCCGGGACATTTTGATCGTCCCGGAGACGACCCCGATCAACGAGCTATTGCTCCAGTTCCGGGACGAGAACCAGCAGATGGCCGCGGTCATCGACGAGTGGGGGGCCTTCGAGGGCCTGGCGACCGTCGAGGACGTGGTCGAGGCCGTCGTGGGCGATCTCCGGGACGAGTTCGACAGCACCCACGAGCCCTCGATCCGACGACTGGAGGGCGGCGGGTACGAGATCGACGGGAGTGTCGTGCTCGACGTGGTGAACGAGACGCTTGGGGTGGCCTTCGAGAGCGGGAGTTTCGAGACGATCGGCGGGGTCGTCCTCGGCCGATTGGGACAGGCTCCCGAACCCGGCGATCAGGTCGAGATGGATGGATACCGCTTCGAGGTACAATCCGTCGACGGGAATCGCATCTCGACACTCCAGGTTAGGGAGGTCGAGACAGCCCCAACCGACGAGACGGAAGAAGCCTGA
- a CDS encoding 4Fe-4S ferredoxin N-terminal domain-containing protein, translating into MHTDRGPRTVADLLNDEDWQETVDDALESSAHDTELGKRMGRDAIRLSIGEMSEDEFHEKYHEDVVEEFGVDDRPIKPEHTDE; encoded by the coding sequence ATGCATACCGATCGAGGTCCGCGAACGGTGGCGGATCTGTTGAACGACGAGGACTGGCAAGAGACAGTCGATGACGCACTCGAATCGAGTGCCCACGACACGGAACTGGGAAAGCGCATGGGCCGAGACGCGATCCGGCTCAGCATCGGCGAGATGTCCGAGGACGAATTCCACGAGAAATATCACGAGGACGTCGTCGAAGAGTTCGGCGTCGATGACAGGCCGATAAAGCCGGAGCACACCGATGAGTGA
- a CDS encoding ZIP family metal transporter translates to MPAPELYWIAAFAIVAAVVNGAGIFAVFAHREWAERSITYFMCFAAGVLLTTPLVLALPNALGRTPNAGLSALGGFLFMYGSNQLIKYRTHEETLAFGVTAAEGIGIHSLVDGVVYTVTFSISVLTGILAGTGLVVHEFAEGVITYLVLLKGDVAERTAAVSAFFVAALTTPIGAFVAYPLVSRLGGRDLGLLLGFVAGVLLYVSAAHLLPEARKHESEHSMVAFGAGILLALFIVFARTA, encoded by the coding sequence GTGCCCGCCCCGGAACTGTACTGGATTGCGGCCTTCGCCATCGTTGCGGCGGTGGTGAACGGGGCCGGGATCTTCGCGGTGTTCGCCCACCGGGAGTGGGCCGAGCGATCGATCACCTACTTCATGTGTTTTGCCGCCGGGGTGTTGCTCACGACGCCGCTGGTGCTGGCCCTCCCGAACGCCCTGGGCCGAACCCCGAACGCGGGGCTCAGCGCGCTGGGTGGCTTTCTCTTTATGTACGGCTCGAACCAGCTCATCAAATATCGGACCCACGAGGAGACCCTGGCCTTCGGGGTGACGGCCGCGGAGGGCATCGGCATCCACTCTCTGGTTGACGGCGTCGTCTACACCGTCACGTTCAGTATCTCGGTGCTCACCGGTATCCTGGCCGGGACCGGCCTCGTCGTCCACGAGTTCGCCGAGGGTGTCATCACCTACCTGGTGCTCCTGAAAGGCGACGTGGCGGAGCGCACGGCCGCCGTGTCCGCCTTCTTCGTCGCCGCGTTGACGACCCCGATCGGGGCGTTCGTGGCGTATCCGCTTGTTAGCCGCCTCGGCGGGCGGGATCTCGGACTCCTGCTGGGCTTTGTCGCTGGCGTGTTGCTCTACGTGTCGGCCGCACACCTGCTGCCGGAGGCCCGCAAACACGAGTCCGAACACTCGATGGTCGCCTTTGGGGCTGGCATCCTCCTGGCGCTTTTCATCGTCTTCGCCCGGACGGCGTGA
- a CDS encoding molybdopterin-dependent oxidoreductase, translated as MSDEDNGVSRRSVLLGAGAAAGVLGLGGTDYNFSLSATNPAQTGGLLDKSEVVRTACAPNCRGKCPLNVYVRDGEIKFVEPQMTDDEQYRRACLLGQSQIQRVYSPKRLKYPMVRSDWEPGNPNPEGRGPDAEYERVSWDTALTYVAEEMTRLRDEYGPESMWMHTASGDNGVGGNLIGRFAQVWGATQWRTAIDTNVGRGFNRITGYGFYLPPTNLSEDWENAQTIIVWGSDIFKSQFQNDASKLHKATENGAKLVVVDPVYTTTAAKADLWLPIRPGKDVYLGLAMIQEILAEELYDTRFLRERTTAGALVRDDTQELVRMRDLDGNSDDDDRVVGIDAESGAPVPLEADTYANVELFGSYTVDGIAATTGLTLLEAHVEEYRPEAIAEVTGLNVEDIRTATRWLATRGPGGIAPSYAVGRYKYGHVFGQTYAIILALTGDYGKSGTIHSHHPSGASLQTGDYGTPEGVEGIEGVEGAATVKMEDIQEVIKTGDPHPIKAVYGMQSNRLINQVPDRKSRIEMLKGLDMVVWADFVKSSTVEWADIILPAAHWFEKEDITDAWGSHPHISYREKAHEPLWEARDDYYILAELAEKLGYENLFIGDKRAELRKIASYDDRFSFDELRSKGNIRVEDEVIKYTEPFPTETGRIELYDENKPVEDEGTVLDLPRPIEDRSADDHELADRYPLMFMQKHPKWRIHSQWADNAVVRKFEPEPTLDINPSDAASRGIGDGEYVRVFNDRGEAVVKANYNEGHQPGLVNIDQGWWHEDFIQGDLQDLTHDEVNKLAPTFVYYDVRVEVEPAPEDIDTSMYEDPEPADWLETGTIGGED; from the coding sequence ATGAGTGACGAGGACAACGGCGTCAGTCGACGGTCCGTACTGCTGGGCGCAGGGGCCGCAGCGGGGGTTCTCGGGCTCGGTGGCACGGATTACAATTTCTCGCTCTCGGCGACGAATCCGGCACAGACAGGCGGACTCCTCGACAAATCCGAGGTCGTCAGGACGGCGTGTGCGCCGAACTGTCGGGGCAAATGCCCACTTAACGTCTATGTGCGCGATGGCGAGATCAAGTTCGTCGAACCCCAGATGACCGACGACGAGCAGTATCGTCGGGCGTGCCTTCTGGGGCAGTCCCAGATTCAACGGGTGTACAGCCCGAAGCGGCTGAAGTATCCGATGGTCCGTTCCGACTGGGAGCCCGGCAACCCCAATCCGGAGGGCCGTGGCCCTGATGCGGAGTACGAGCGTGTCTCCTGGGACACCGCACTCACGTACGTCGCGGAGGAGATGACACGCCTCAGGGATGAGTATGGCCCCGAAAGTATGTGGATGCATACGGCCTCCGGGGACAATGGGGTCGGCGGAAACCTCATCGGGCGATTCGCGCAGGTGTGGGGTGCAACCCAGTGGCGGACGGCGATCGACACGAACGTCGGCCGGGGATTCAACAGGATCACCGGCTATGGCTTCTACCTCCCGCCGACAAACCTCTCCGAAGATTGGGAGAACGCCCAGACCATCATCGTCTGGGGATCTGATATTTTCAAGAGCCAGTTCCAAAACGATGCCTCAAAGCTTCACAAGGCGACCGAAAACGGGGCGAAATTAGTCGTCGTCGACCCGGTTTACACGACGACCGCCGCCAAGGCGGATCTGTGGCTTCCAATCCGGCCGGGCAAGGACGTCTACCTCGGCCTCGCCATGATCCAGGAGATCCTCGCGGAGGAGCTGTACGACACCCGATTCCTTCGAGAGCGGACGACCGCAGGGGCACTAGTCCGGGATGACACACAAGAGCTGGTGCGGATGCGTGATCTCGACGGCAATTCCGACGATGACGACCGCGTCGTTGGTATCGACGCCGAATCGGGAGCGCCAGTTCCGCTCGAAGCCGATACGTATGCCAACGTCGAATTGTTCGGGTCGTACACCGTCGATGGCATCGCGGCGACGACGGGCCTCACGCTGCTTGAAGCACACGTCGAGGAGTACAGACCGGAGGCCATTGCGGAGGTGACCGGATTGAACGTCGAGGACATTCGGACGGCGACGAGGTGGCTGGCAACCCGGGGACCTGGTGGGATTGCACCGAGCTACGCGGTGGGACGGTACAAGTATGGCCACGTATTTGGTCAGACTTACGCCATCATCCTGGCTCTCACTGGCGATTACGGGAAGTCTGGAACCATCCATTCTCACCATCCGAGTGGCGCATCACTCCAGACTGGCGATTATGGGACCCCAGAGGGCGTCGAGGGAATCGAGGGTGTCGAGGGCGCCGCGACTGTGAAGATGGAAGACATCCAGGAGGTCATCAAGACCGGTGACCCCCATCCGATCAAAGCCGTCTACGGGATGCAGTCGAACCGGCTCATCAATCAGGTTCCTGATAGGAAGAGCCGAATAGAGATGCTGAAAGGCCTCGACATGGTCGTCTGGGCCGATTTCGTCAAATCCTCGACGGTCGAGTGGGCGGACATCATCTTGCCAGCGGCCCACTGGTTCGAAAAAGAGGACATTACCGACGCCTGGGGCTCTCACCCGCACATCTCATACCGGGAGAAGGCTCACGAACCGCTGTGGGAGGCACGCGATGACTACTACATCCTCGCGGAGCTAGCCGAAAAACTCGGCTATGAGAACCTCTTTATCGGTGACAAGCGGGCTGAACTGCGAAAGATCGCCTCATACGATGACCGCTTTTCCTTCGATGAACTGCGCAGCAAGGGCAACATCCGGGTCGAAGATGAGGTCATCAAATACACCGAACCGTTCCCGACGGAGACTGGACGAATAGAGCTATACGACGAGAACAAACCGGTCGAAGACGAGGGGACCGTCCTCGATCTGCCGCGTCCGATCGAGGATCGGAGCGCCGACGATCACGAGCTGGCCGATCGGTATCCGCTCATGTTTATGCAGAAACACCCGAAGTGGCGAATCCACTCTCAGTGGGCGGATAATGCCGTGGTCCGCAAGTTCGAACCGGAACCGACACTCGACATCAATCCGTCGGATGCAGCGAGCCGGGGTATCGGTGATGGCGAGTACGTTCGTGTGTTCAACGACCGGGGTGAGGCGGTCGTCAAAGCCAATTACAACGAGGGACATCAGCCCGGGTTGGTAAACATCGATCAGGGCTGGTGGCATGAGGACTTCATTCAGGGAGACTTGCAGGATCTCACTCACGACGAGGTGAACAAGCTGGCACCGACGTTCGTGTACTACGACGTGCGCGTGGAGGTCGAACCCGCTCCCGAGGACATTGATACGAGCATGTACGAGGACCCCGAGCCAGCCGACTGGCTCGAAACGGGGACAATTGGAGGTGAGGACTGA
- the nrfD gene encoding NrfD/PsrC family molybdoenzyme membrane anchor subunit encodes MSTRHSGLAIPQFGTKGRIWLLALGVLVAAGFVAWLYQLSQGLVATGMDNVFSWALYIMLFVFFVGLSAGGLIISSVPKFFHSKRYDSLAQLGVLLSFACIVVAGLMIIPDLGRPSQITGFITSPDFRSPMVWDFGIVVVYGLFSAGYLWLLTRRDLAKMGSPLAFGVRDTEDGRKADRKKAFWAAAIAIPLAIMLHSVTGWIFGLQVGRGDWFSPLVAPMFIMKALVSGLGLLLVTAVLVDKFTRYQLPQKLVPDLGKILGVFIAVHIVYLVAAERLPHAWASNFEFWAITSSFLVGDSTYFWIWTIVGGAIPLALLVVPSIRQQVWAVVTASVLAIVGILFEGIYLVFTGYTDLNITAAPGVTTGRGYTGLGADVWTTIGVYTPTAVELLISVGIIALGALIVTVGLRFIPIQPGNGVEFHESETPVTDTAVADGGCERLDNERGEA; translated from the coding sequence ATGAGCACTAGACACTCCGGGCTCGCCATCCCACAGTTCGGCACCAAAGGTCGCATCTGGCTCCTCGCACTTGGCGTTCTCGTCGCCGCTGGCTTCGTTGCCTGGCTGTATCAACTCAGCCAGGGCCTGGTCGCGACCGGCATGGACAACGTCTTCTCGTGGGCGCTTTACATCATGCTCTTTGTCTTCTTCGTGGGGCTCTCAGCGGGCGGGCTCATCATTTCGAGTGTGCCCAAGTTCTTCCATTCGAAACGCTACGACAGTCTCGCGCAGCTGGGCGTGTTGCTCAGCTTCGCCTGTATCGTCGTCGCCGGCCTGATGATCATTCCGGACCTGGGTCGTCCATCCCAAATTACCGGCTTCATCACCTCGCCGGACTTCCGCTCGCCGATGGTCTGGGACTTCGGGATCGTCGTGGTCTATGGCCTCTTCAGCGCCGGGTACCTCTGGCTTTTGACCCGCCGTGACCTCGCAAAGATGGGCTCACCGCTCGCTTTCGGTGTCCGTGACACCGAAGACGGACGGAAAGCCGACCGCAAAAAGGCCTTCTGGGCGGCTGCGATCGCCATCCCGCTTGCCATCATGCTTCACTCCGTGACGGGGTGGATCTTTGGCCTCCAGGTCGGCCGCGGCGACTGGTTCAGCCCGCTTGTCGCGCCGATGTTCATCATGAAGGCACTCGTCTCCGGTCTCGGTCTCCTGCTGGTGACTGCCGTGCTGGTGGATAAATTCACCCGCTATCAGTTGCCCCAGAAGCTGGTGCCGGACCTCGGAAAGATACTCGGCGTGTTCATCGCGGTGCACATCGTCTATCTCGTGGCAGCCGAGCGGCTCCCCCACGCGTGGGCCTCGAACTTCGAGTTCTGGGCCATCACGAGTTCGTTTCTGGTCGGGGATTCGACCTACTTCTGGATCTGGACGATCGTCGGCGGTGCGATTCCACTCGCGCTGCTCGTCGTGCCGTCGATACGCCAGCAGGTCTGGGCGGTTGTCACCGCGAGCGTCCTGGCAATCGTCGGCATCCTCTTCGAGGGTATCTACCTCGTGTTCACCGGATACACCGATTTGAACATCACGGCCGCTCCGGGCGTGACCACGGGTCGTGGCTACACCGGACTTGGCGCGGACGTCTGGACGACCATCGGTGTCTACACGCCGACGGCCGTCGAGCTCCTCATCTCGGTGGGTATCATCGCGCTTGGCGCGTTGATCGTGACCGTCGGACTGCGGTTCATCCCGATTCAGCCCGGCAACGGCGTCGAGTTCCACGAAAGCGAGACGCCCGTGACAGATACGGCAGTCGCCGACGGCGGCTGTGAACGCCTCGACAACGAGCGTGGGGAGGCGTGA
- a CDS encoding helix-turn-helix domain-containing protein has translation MQEESQSVPTGNARGTLVVELALEFGTGTRCCAAKGLGTPIEHHLIDDTCYVTCRSPDSETTLTHDTVAVEMVCACRVLAGHGCIPSLQSIDSERMVLRTNPQNRRVLRELMADLDDIADSVSLRSLVVNGAQSNSDSALVNLQELTVLERETVEAAILAGYYDRSGGARFGDLARELAITKSALSKRLSSAEAKIMRNLYRNE, from the coding sequence ATGCAAGAAGAGTCACAGAGTGTCCCGACGGGGAATGCAAGGGGAACGCTGGTAGTCGAGCTCGCCCTCGAATTCGGCACCGGAACGAGGTGCTGTGCAGCCAAGGGTCTCGGGACGCCGATCGAGCACCACCTCATCGACGACACGTGCTATGTCACCTGCCGGAGCCCGGACTCCGAAACGACACTCACGCATGACACGGTGGCTGTCGAGATGGTGTGTGCCTGTCGGGTCCTGGCTGGCCATGGCTGTATCCCGTCGTTACAATCGATCGACAGCGAGCGGATGGTGTTGCGAACGAACCCACAGAACAGGCGCGTGCTTCGCGAACTGATGGCAGATCTCGACGACATCGCCGACAGTGTTTCACTCCGCAGTCTCGTCGTCAATGGCGCGCAGTCGAACTCGGATTCGGCACTCGTGAACCTGCAGGAACTAACGGTTCTGGAGCGTGAAACAGTCGAGGCGGCGATCCTGGCAGGCTACTACGACCGGTCCGGTGGCGCACGATTCGGTGATCTCGCTCGCGAATTAGCGATAACGAAATCCGCACTATCGAAACGGCTGAGTTCGGCAGAAGCAAAGATAATGCGGAATTTGTACCGTAACGAGTAG
- a CDS encoding molecular chaperone TorD family protein has product MTVAEKSERLAQGYAVLGRCWRQPDEALVEAINTGTLSAVVPDLEPVTVEDLRIEHTRLFVGPGGPPCPPYESVYRDGEGGAHGNVLGPSTGSVVQYYQAHGLGLDPGWSDLPDHVATELEFVAHLAAEGADDIREQFLDEHPRQWMRPFLDGVRAETHESFYAGLADATEDALF; this is encoded by the coding sequence ATGACGGTCGCCGAAAAATCCGAACGACTTGCCCAAGGGTATGCAGTGCTCGGGCGCTGCTGGCGCCAGCCGGACGAGGCGCTGGTCGAGGCGATCAACACCGGAACCCTCTCGGCAGTGGTTCCTGACCTGGAGCCAGTGACGGTCGAGGACTTGCGAATCGAGCACACCCGCCTGTTCGTCGGGCCGGGCGGACCGCCGTGTCCACCATATGAAAGTGTCTACCGTGATGGGGAAGGCGGCGCCCACGGAAACGTTCTGGGGCCGTCGACTGGGTCCGTCGTACAGTACTATCAGGCCCACGGTCTGGGGCTGGATCCGGGCTGGTCGGACCTCCCTGACCATGTCGCCACCGAACTCGAGTTCGTTGCCCACCTCGCTGCCGAAGGCGCCGATGATATTCGAGAGCAATTCCTCGATGAACACCCGCGCCAGTGGATGCGACCGTTTCTCGACGGAGTGCGTGCCGAGACCCACGAATCGTTCTACGCCGGGCTTGCAGACGCCACCGAAGACGCGCTGTTCTGA